The Micromonospora sp. NBC_01740 genome includes a window with the following:
- a CDS encoding MAB_1171c family putative transporter: protein MLVTVGHLVAASVAAVAFLVKLRALGRDPANPRILASAGICLGMGVAVTAGWAPVHSLLDRVSGVANLAKLVEHGSALLAAAAIQFLFLHLGDPGRARRLMARRGVFLAVAFGVMVAAFSRADFPESEPLHFAERYGDLPPVGVYMLAFLTCLGVTVVDILRVSAGYARYAGARLRTSMRLLSAGAAFGAGFVAHKALFICLKLAGVAPPWPEPAATQTLITLSVSLIGASFVLATARKAVDGVRAWPRRYATHRDLHALWYLLYRAMPTIALHPPRRPEVDPRWAWRLGEQLYRRCVEISDGLRALGPLDESVAGAARQRAVAAGWSIERADAAGEAAAVLVALRRFTSGATATREVDPALESQSVAVAQADVQADASRLALVSTALSEELVRAVAARTPDAPARRREA from the coding sequence GTGCTCGTCACGGTCGGTCATCTGGTCGCCGCCAGCGTCGCCGCGGTGGCGTTCCTGGTGAAGCTCAGGGCGCTGGGTCGGGATCCGGCCAACCCGAGGATCCTGGCGAGCGCGGGGATCTGCCTGGGGATGGGGGTGGCCGTCACCGCCGGGTGGGCGCCGGTGCACAGCCTGCTCGACCGCGTGTCGGGCGTGGCCAATCTCGCCAAGCTGGTGGAGCACGGCTCGGCGCTGCTCGCCGCGGCGGCGATCCAGTTCCTCTTCCTGCACCTGGGCGACCCGGGGCGGGCACGCCGGCTGATGGCGCGGCGGGGCGTGTTCCTCGCCGTCGCGTTCGGCGTGATGGTCGCGGCGTTCTCGCGGGCCGACTTCCCCGAGTCCGAGCCCCTGCACTTCGCCGAGCGGTACGGCGACCTGCCACCGGTCGGCGTCTACATGCTCGCGTTCCTGACCTGCCTCGGGGTGACGGTCGTGGACATCCTGCGGGTGTCCGCCGGCTACGCGCGCTACGCCGGCGCCCGGCTGAGGACCAGCATGCGGCTGCTCAGTGCCGGCGCGGCCTTCGGTGCGGGATTCGTCGCGCACAAGGCCCTGTTCATCTGCCTCAAGCTGGCCGGGGTGGCGCCGCCGTGGCCCGAGCCGGCCGCGACGCAGACGCTGATCACGCTGTCGGTGTCGCTGATCGGGGCCAGCTTCGTGCTGGCGACGGCACGCAAGGCGGTCGACGGCGTCCGCGCCTGGCCGCGCCGGTACGCCACGCACCGCGACCTGCACGCGTTGTGGTACCTGCTGTACCGGGCGATGCCGACCATCGCCCTGCATCCCCCACGCCGGCCGGAGGTCGACCCCCGGTGGGCGTGGCGCCTGGGCGAACAGCTCTACCGCCGCTGCGTCGAGATCAGCGACGGCCTGCGTGCGTTGGGCCCGCTCGACGAGTCCGTGGCGGGCGCCGCCCGGCAGCGGGCGGTGGCGGCCGGCTGGAGCATCGAGCGTGCCGACGCCGCCGGTGAGGCCGCGGCGGTCCTGGTGGCGCTCCGGCGCTTCACCTCGGGGGCGACGGCGACGCGGGAGGTCGATCCGGCCCTGGAGTCGCAGAGCGTGGCGGTCGCGCAGGCCGACGTGCAGGCCGACGCGAGTCGGCTGGCGCTGGTCTCGACGGCGCTCTCCGAGGAGCTGGTGCGCGCGGTCGCCGCCCGTACGCCGGACGCCCCGGCGCGCAGGCGGGAGGCGTAG
- a CDS encoding NAD(P)/FAD-dependent oxidoreductase — MGEEHGTVVIGAGPAGLTAAYELLRRDSAVRVFEADEVVGGISRTVERDGWRFDIGGHRFFTKVARVEEFWHEILPDEDFLLRPRMSRIYYRGALFDYPLSAANALRNLGVREAALCMGSYARARLRPPKDQSHFEGWVSARFGWRLYSMFFKTYTEKVWGMPADRLQADWAAQRIKNLSLAKAVRNAVLPRRNRKDVTSLIEEFQYPKLGPGMMWERCAEEVRRRGGRVDTGTWVTAVHRDPERRRAVAVTVNGAGGQRTEPAEHVVSSMPISELVAALRPAAPPEVLAAAADLRYRDFLTVALVVPEEFSFPDNWIYVHDPAVKVGRIQNFGSWSPHLVKDGRTCLGLEYFVFEDDETWRTPDAELVAAATAELERLGLVRPGVVEAGYVVRMPKAYPVYDERYQHNVDVIRDWLAREVPNVHPVGRNGMHRYNNQDHSMLTAMLTAENIACGTRHDVWSVNVEQDYHEESSHDGDGHRGTGRDAPVVPARPAVPVGTTLDGTGSGTGTARPERPAHVRLG, encoded by the coding sequence ATGGGCGAAGAGCACGGCACGGTGGTCATCGGCGCGGGACCGGCGGGCCTGACCGCGGCGTACGAGTTGCTCCGGCGCGACAGCGCGGTCCGGGTGTTCGAGGCCGACGAGGTGGTGGGCGGGATCAGCCGCACCGTCGAGCGGGACGGGTGGCGCTTCGACATCGGCGGGCACCGGTTCTTCACCAAGGTGGCCCGGGTCGAGGAGTTCTGGCACGAGATCCTGCCCGACGAGGACTTCCTGCTGCGGCCCCGGATGAGCCGGATCTACTACCGGGGCGCCCTGTTCGACTACCCGCTGAGCGCGGCGAACGCCCTGCGCAACCTCGGCGTGCGGGAGGCCGCGCTGTGCATGGGCTCGTACGCGCGGGCCCGGCTGCGCCCGCCGAAGGACCAGTCGCACTTCGAGGGGTGGGTCTCGGCCCGGTTCGGCTGGCGGCTCTACTCGATGTTCTTCAAGACGTACACCGAGAAGGTCTGGGGGATGCCGGCCGACCGGTTGCAGGCCGACTGGGCCGCGCAGCGGATCAAGAACCTGTCGCTGGCCAAGGCGGTCCGCAACGCGGTGCTGCCCAGACGCAACCGCAAGGACGTGACCAGCCTGATCGAGGAGTTCCAGTACCCGAAGCTCGGCCCGGGCATGATGTGGGAACGCTGCGCCGAGGAGGTGCGCCGACGCGGGGGCCGGGTGGACACCGGCACATGGGTGACCGCCGTGCACCGGGACCCGGAGCGCCGCCGGGCCGTCGCCGTGACCGTCAACGGGGCCGGCGGGCAGCGTACCGAGCCGGCGGAGCACGTCGTCTCCTCGATGCCCATCTCCGAGCTGGTCGCCGCGCTGCGCCCGGCGGCCCCGCCGGAGGTGCTGGCCGCCGCGGCCGACCTGCGGTACCGGGACTTCCTGACCGTCGCGCTGGTGGTGCCGGAGGAGTTCTCGTTCCCGGACAACTGGATCTACGTGCACGACCCGGCGGTGAAGGTCGGCCGGATCCAGAACTTCGGCTCCTGGTCGCCGCACCTGGTCAAGGACGGCCGCACCTGCCTCGGCCTGGAGTACTTCGTGTTCGAGGACGACGAGACCTGGCGTACGCCGGACGCCGAGCTGGTCGCCGCCGCGACGGCCGAGCTGGAGCGGCTCGGTCTGGTCCGGCCGGGGGTGGTCGAGGCCGGGTACGTGGTGCGGATGCCGAAGGCGTACCCGGTCTACGACGAGCGCTACCAGCACAACGTCGACGTGATCCGGGACTGGCTGGCGCGCGAGGTGCCCAACGTCCACCCGGTGGGCCGCAACGGCATGCACCGCTACAACAACCAGGACCACTCGATGCTGACGGCGATGCTCACCGCCGAGAACATCGCCTGCGGCACCCGGCACGACGTGTGGTCGGTCAACGTGGAGCAGGACTACCACGAGGAGTCGAGCCACGACGGGGACGGCCACCGGGGCACCGGCCGGGACGCGCCCGTCGTACCCGCCCGGCCCGCCGTTCCGGTCGGCACGACGCTCGACGGCACCGGCAGCGGCACCGGCACCGCCCGGCCCGAACGGCCGGCTCACGTGCGCCTCGGCTGA
- a CDS encoding class I SAM-dependent methyltransferase gives MKADHYDSFAERYSADNESNLINGYYERPAMVGLAGDVDGRRILDAGCGSGPLSAALRERGAVVTGFDSSRAMVELARRRLGGDATLLVADLSEPLPFADGAFDDVVASLVLHYLEDWTAPLAELRRVLRPGGRLILSVNHPMVYPAVNPGADYFALARWSEEYTFDGHTAELTYWHRPLHAMTAAFTDAGFRLSVVSEPPMSPETPREILPPHLVDRTTFICFIFFVLEAH, from the coding sequence GTGAAGGCCGACCACTACGACAGCTTCGCCGAGCGCTACAGCGCGGACAACGAATCCAACCTGATCAACGGCTACTACGAGCGGCCCGCGATGGTCGGGCTCGCCGGGGACGTGGACGGCCGGCGGATCCTCGACGCCGGCTGCGGTTCGGGTCCCTTGTCCGCGGCGCTTCGCGAGCGAGGGGCCGTCGTGACCGGCTTCGACTCCAGCCGGGCGATGGTCGAGCTGGCCCGACGGCGGCTGGGCGGGGACGCCACGCTGCTGGTGGCCGACCTCAGCGAGCCGCTTCCCTTCGCCGACGGCGCGTTCGACGACGTCGTCGCGTCCCTGGTCCTGCACTACCTGGAGGACTGGACCGCGCCCCTGGCCGAGCTGCGACGAGTCCTGAGGCCAGGGGGTCGCCTCATCCTGTCCGTGAACCACCCGATGGTCTACCCGGCGGTGAACCCGGGCGCCGACTACTTCGCCCTCGCACGGTGGTCGGAGGAGTACACCTTCGACGGGCACACCGCGGAGCTGACCTACTGGCACCGGCCGCTGCACGCGATGACGGCTGCGTTCACCGACGCGGGCTTCCGCCTCTCGGTCGTCAGCGAACCCCCCATGTCTCCCGAGACCCCGCGCGAGATCCTGCCTCCACATCTCGTGGACCGCACCACGTTCATCTGCTTCATCTTCTTCGTCCTCGAAGCGCACTGA
- a CDS encoding RNA polymerase sigma factor translates to MTDPTVEQAITRVHHEEWARVVAGLARRFGDLDVAEEATAEAFVAAAERWPREGVPSNPGGWLATTATRKAIDRLRRESQRDAKHQAARIMYDDTPAEPTGPVEDDRLRLIFTCCHPALASEARVALTLRLLGGLTVPEIARAFLVRETTMAQRITRAKTKIKAAHIPYRVPSADDIRERLAGVLAVVYLVFNEGYLASEGDAPVRVDLTDEAIRLGRLLRTLLPDDGEVAGLLALMLLTDARRPARVSRTGELVTLAEQDRGAWDRTLIAEGNALLRERIEAMVTGGDPPGRYQLQAAINAVHTDAPSARDTDWSTIVALYGRMSLLDPSPIVRLNRAVAVAEVDGPGVGLAEIDRLADALDGYHAFHAARADLLRRLGRGGESRTAYDRAIGLAGNPAERAYLTRRRDQLAG, encoded by the coding sequence ATGACCGATCCCACCGTCGAGCAGGCGATCACCCGTGTCCACCACGAGGAGTGGGCGCGGGTGGTCGCGGGCCTCGCGCGCCGTTTCGGCGATCTCGACGTCGCCGAGGAGGCGACGGCCGAGGCGTTCGTGGCGGCCGCGGAGCGGTGGCCGCGCGAGGGCGTACCGTCCAATCCCGGCGGTTGGCTCGCCACCACCGCGACCCGCAAGGCGATCGACCGGCTCCGTCGCGAGTCACAGCGCGACGCCAAACACCAGGCGGCCCGGATCATGTACGACGACACCCCTGCTGAGCCGACCGGCCCGGTCGAGGACGACCGGCTCAGACTGATCTTCACCTGCTGCCACCCCGCGCTCGCGTCGGAGGCCCGGGTGGCGCTCACCCTGCGCCTGCTCGGCGGCCTCACCGTGCCCGAGATCGCCCGCGCCTTCCTGGTGCGGGAGACCACCATGGCGCAACGCATCACCCGCGCCAAGACGAAGATCAAGGCGGCGCACATCCCCTACCGGGTGCCCTCGGCCGACGACATCCGCGAACGGCTCGCCGGCGTGCTCGCGGTCGTCTACCTCGTCTTCAACGAGGGCTATCTCGCCAGCGAGGGGGACGCCCCGGTGCGCGTCGACCTCACCGACGAGGCGATCCGCCTCGGCCGCCTGCTCCGGACCCTCCTCCCGGACGACGGCGAGGTGGCCGGCCTGCTCGCCCTGATGCTCCTCACCGACGCCCGGCGCCCGGCGCGCGTGTCCCGCACCGGGGAGCTGGTGACCCTCGCCGAGCAGGACCGCGGCGCCTGGGACCGCACCCTCATCGCCGAGGGCAACGCCCTTCTCCGCGAGCGGATCGAGGCGATGGTGACCGGCGGCGACCCACCCGGGCGCTACCAACTGCAGGCCGCGATCAACGCGGTCCACACCGACGCCCCGTCCGCCCGGGACACCGACTGGTCCACCATCGTCGCGCTCTACGGGCGCATGTCGCTGCTCGACCCCTCACCGATCGTGCGGCTCAACCGGGCGGTCGCGGTCGCCGAGGTCGACGGCCCCGGGGTCGGGCTCGCCGAGATCGACCGACTCGCCGACGCCCTCGACGGCTACCACGCCTTCCACGCCGCGCGCGCCGACCTGCTGCGGCGACTCGGGCGCGGCGGCGAGTCGCGGACGGCGTACGACCGGGCCATCGGTCTCGCCGGCAACCCCGCGGAGCGGGCCTACCTCACCCGCCGCCGCGACCAGCTCGCCGGCTGA
- a CDS encoding YciI family protein, producing MVPRYLLSVHGPAEPTELGTHPSQEAVPQAFADTGAFDERLRRDGHLVFTGGLAPATTATTVDGQGERPVLTDGPYLETREHLDGFWVIEAADLDVALALAAEGSRACRGTVEVRPFRTGASVRALPEP from the coding sequence GTGGTGCCCAGATACCTGCTGTCCGTCCACGGACCGGCCGAGCCCACCGAGCTCGGCACCCACCCCTCCCAGGAGGCCGTGCCGCAGGCGTTCGCCGACACCGGCGCCTTCGACGAGAGGCTCCGGCGGGACGGTCACCTCGTCTTCACCGGCGGCCTGGCGCCCGCGACGACCGCCACCACCGTCGACGGGCAGGGCGAGCGGCCCGTTCTCACCGACGGGCCCTACCTGGAGACGAGGGAGCACCTCGACGGCTTCTGGGTCATCGAGGCGGCCGACCTCGACGTGGCCCTGGCCCTCGCCGCCGAGGGGTCGAGAGCGTGTCGCGGTACGGTCGAGGTGCGTCCCTTCCGAACCGGGGCATCCGTCCGAGCGCTGCCGGAGCCATGA
- a CDS encoding YciI family protein: MTEYLITFNDEWVPEHTAEQLREKSRAGWAVMADMQAEGVLLFSNGGLDRSTAVCSVESVDGRPVFTDGPYVETKEHLGGFAVVDVPDDEAARHWAGRLATALDWPQEVHRFRGPGARPA; the protein is encoded by the coding sequence ATGACGGAGTACCTGATCACCTTCAACGACGAGTGGGTGCCCGAACACACGGCGGAGCAGCTTCGCGAGAAGAGCAGGGCCGGCTGGGCCGTGATGGCGGACATGCAGGCCGAGGGCGTCCTGCTCTTCAGCAACGGGGGGCTCGACCGGTCCACCGCGGTGTGCAGCGTCGAATCAGTCGACGGTAGGCCCGTCTTCACCGACGGCCCGTACGTCGAGACCAAGGAGCACCTCGGCGGCTTCGCCGTCGTGGACGTGCCCGACGACGAGGCGGCGCGACACTGGGCCGGCAGGCTCGCGACCGCGCTCGACTGGCCGCAGGAGGTGCACCGGTTCAGAGGCCCCGGGGCGCGCCCGGCGTAA
- a CDS encoding DinB family protein: protein MPSYPPTFADQVVAQPARAQFEAFLDEHRRALNGCLDGLTEEQARRSLVASRTTLLGLVKHVTFVEKVWFDEAVTCRSRAEIGIPATPDESFILDDDDTIATVQHAHREACEASRRATSSLGLDDILHGNRRGPLPLRWVYLHVLRELAQHCGHADILREQLVDG from the coding sequence ATGCCCTCCTACCCGCCCACCTTCGCCGACCAGGTCGTCGCCCAGCCAGCCCGGGCCCAGTTCGAGGCGTTCCTCGACGAGCACCGTCGCGCGCTCAACGGCTGCCTGGACGGGCTGACGGAGGAACAGGCGCGCCGCTCGTTGGTGGCCTCCCGGACCACGCTGCTGGGCCTCGTGAAGCACGTGACCTTCGTCGAGAAGGTCTGGTTCGACGAAGCCGTCACGTGCCGGTCGCGCGCTGAGATCGGCATCCCCGCGACGCCGGACGAGTCGTTCATCCTCGATGACGACGACACGATCGCCACCGTCCAGCACGCACACCGCGAAGCCTGCGAAGCGTCACGCCGCGCGACGTCGTCCCTGGGGCTGGACGACATCCTGCACGGGAACCGGCGGGGCCCGCTTCCGCTGCGGTGGGTGTATCTCCACGTGCTGCGCGAGCTCGCCCAGCACTGCGGGCACGCGGACATCCTCCGGGAGCAGCTCGTCGACGGGTAG
- a CDS encoding GNAT family N-acetyltransferase: MRIREFHESDWAQVWPIVQEVVRARETFPYDPELTAEQAYDMWVEAAPGRTVVAVDGDAVLGTAKMGTNRPGPGAHVATASFMVARAARGRGVGTALCRHAVDWARERGYAGMQFNAVVASNATAVELYRREGFDVVGTVPGAFRHPTLGRVGLHVMYREF, from the coding sequence ATGCGGATCCGCGAGTTCCACGAGTCCGACTGGGCCCAGGTGTGGCCGATCGTCCAGGAGGTGGTCCGGGCGCGGGAGACCTTCCCCTACGACCCGGAGCTGACCGCCGAGCAGGCGTACGACATGTGGGTGGAGGCCGCGCCCGGCCGGACGGTGGTCGCGGTCGACGGCGACGCGGTGCTGGGCACCGCGAAGATGGGCACCAACCGCCCCGGGCCGGGCGCGCATGTCGCCACCGCCAGCTTCATGGTGGCCCGCGCGGCGCGCGGGCGTGGCGTGGGCACCGCGCTGTGCCGGCACGCGGTCGACTGGGCCCGCGAGCGGGGGTACGCCGGCATGCAGTTCAACGCCGTGGTGGCGAGCAACGCCACCGCCGTGGAGCTGTACCGGCGGGAGGGGTTCGACGTGGTGGGCACGGTGCCCGGCGCGTTCCGGCATCCCACCCTCGGCCGGGTGGGCCTGCACGTGATGTACCGGGAGTTCTGA
- a CDS encoding siderophore-interacting protein gives MTTAVAVQYRLFAAQVVGARRVGASLVRVTFGGPELADFAGGGRDQSVSLFLPHPGQPEPVLPVGAGEDWFGAYRAMDPDVRAVMRSYTIREQRPEAAEVDIDFVSHGDTGPASRWARHALPGDRVVLLGPAVHDNRSVCFRPPVGTDSVLLVADETGLPAAAGILAWLPPGTPVRAWIEVPDAGDIQELPTEARAEVRWIVRGATAPGSTLLADAVRAARLPAGTPYAWIAGESSMVRSVRRHLVGERGLDRRHVTFSGYWRRGASEDNLRAEAVAKAAV, from the coding sequence GTGACCACCGCCGTCGCCGTGCAGTACCGCCTCTTCGCCGCGCAGGTCGTCGGCGCCCGCCGCGTCGGCGCCTCCCTGGTCCGGGTCACCTTCGGCGGGCCGGAACTGGCCGACTTCGCCGGTGGCGGCCGGGACCAGAGCGTCTCGCTGTTCCTGCCGCACCCCGGTCAGCCCGAGCCGGTGCTCCCCGTCGGGGCCGGGGAGGACTGGTTCGGCGCCTACCGGGCCATGGACCCCGACGTGCGCGCGGTGATGCGCTCGTACACCATCCGGGAGCAGCGCCCCGAGGCGGCCGAGGTGGACATCGACTTCGTCAGCCACGGCGACACCGGCCCCGCCTCCCGCTGGGCCCGGCACGCCCTGCCGGGCGACCGGGTGGTGCTGCTCGGCCCGGCCGTGCACGACAACCGCAGTGTCTGCTTCCGGCCCCCGGTCGGCACGGACTCGGTCCTGCTGGTGGCCGACGAGACCGGGCTGCCGGCCGCCGCCGGGATCCTGGCCTGGCTGCCGCCCGGCACCCCGGTGCGGGCCTGGATCGAGGTCCCCGACGCGGGGGACATCCAGGAACTGCCCACCGAGGCGCGGGCCGAGGTGCGCTGGATCGTGCGCGGCGCCACCGCCCCCGGCAGCACCCTGCTGGCGGACGCGGTGCGCGCCGCCCGGCTGCCGGCCGGCACCCCGTACGCCTGGATCGCCGGCGAGTCCTCGATGGTGCGCTCGGTGCGCCGGCACCTCGTCGGGGAGCGCGGCCTGGACCGCCGCCACGTCACCTTCTCCGGCTACTGGCGCCGGGGCGCCTCCGAGGACAACCTGCGCGCCGAGGCCGTCGCCAAGGCCGCCGTCTGA
- a CDS encoding ABC transporter substrate-binding protein, giving the protein MPHPVSARRLSRRGLLAAGGAATLAALLAGCGGDEESAAPAAKDSGGPWSFTDDRNEKVSAPARPTRVVAFTGVAAALVDFGLDKQIVGVFGETKRSDGSKDPQAGDLDVESVEILGNVWGEFNLEKYAALRPELLVTHMYDPGAFWYVPDESKGKILPLAPTVTVTTARVPMTKPIERYAQLAESLGADLSAKKVTDAKARFEAAAESVRQAVKANPGIKVLACSGSPDLFYASNPKVSTDLMYFAELGVDIVVPTKLEAGDYFEALSWENAGKFPADLLLLDNRASALQPKDMAAKPTWQQLPAVKANQVAAWDAVPRFSYAGAAPLLENLAAAIKGAKKVTS; this is encoded by the coding sequence ATGCCGCATCCCGTGTCCGCCCGCCGCCTCTCCCGCCGGGGCCTGCTCGCCGCCGGTGGCGCCGCCACCCTGGCAGCCCTGCTCGCCGGCTGCGGCGGGGACGAGGAATCCGCCGCCCCGGCCGCCAAGGACTCCGGCGGGCCGTGGTCGTTCACGGACGACCGCAACGAGAAGGTGAGCGCCCCCGCCCGGCCGACCCGGGTGGTCGCCTTCACGGGGGTCGCCGCCGCGCTTGTCGACTTCGGGCTCGACAAGCAGATCGTCGGGGTGTTCGGCGAGACCAAGCGCTCCGACGGCAGCAAGGACCCGCAGGCCGGCGACCTCGACGTCGAGTCCGTGGAGATCCTCGGCAACGTCTGGGGCGAGTTCAACCTGGAGAAGTACGCCGCCCTGCGGCCCGAACTGCTCGTCACCCACATGTACGACCCGGGCGCCTTCTGGTACGTGCCGGACGAGAGCAAGGGCAAGATCCTCCCGCTCGCCCCCACCGTCACCGTGACCACCGCGCGGGTGCCGATGACCAAGCCGATCGAGCGGTACGCGCAGCTCGCCGAGTCCCTCGGCGCCGACCTGTCCGCCAAGAAGGTCACCGACGCCAAGGCCCGCTTCGAGGCCGCCGCCGAGTCGGTCCGCCAGGCGGTCAAGGCCAACCCGGGCATCAAGGTGCTCGCCTGCTCCGGCAGCCCCGACCTGTTCTACGCCTCCAACCCCAAGGTCAGCACCGACCTGATGTACTTCGCCGAGCTGGGCGTCGACATCGTCGTCCCCACCAAGCTGGAGGCCGGCGACTACTTCGAGGCGCTGAGCTGGGAGAACGCGGGCAAGTTCCCGGCCGACCTGCTCCTGCTCGACAACCGCGCCTCGGCCCTGCAACCCAAGGACATGGCCGCGAAGCCGACCTGGCAGCAGCTGCCGGCGGTCAAGGCCAACCAGGTCGCCGCCTGGGACGCGGTGCCCCGCTTCTCGTACGCCGGCGCCGCGCCGCTGCTGGAGAACCTGGCCGCCGCCATCAAGGGCGCGAAGAAGGTCACGTCGTGA
- a CDS encoding FecCD family ABC transporter permease, with amino-acid sequence MPHQSEPTLSATLSPRVGAPPAPPAVRRPGRAALRAAGLAASVLLLAAVAVLSIAVGAKQLPLTDVWQGLLDRDAAEYAVVHRMRLPRTLLGLLAGAALGVAGAVMQALTRNPLADPGLLGINAGAAAAVATGALLFGVGGVGGQVWFALLGAAAVTAAVYAVGGGRGATPARLALAGAALNATLYSYVSAVMLVDTASLERLRFWTVGSLASAEPSTVRTVAPFMAAGLLVALAVARPLNALALGDDAARALGARPALVRGAVILAITLLCGAATAACGPIVFVGLLVPHLVRALTGPDLRWLLPYCAVLAPVLLLGADVLGRVLSRPGELQVGLVTAVAGGPLFLWLVQRGRVAHP; translated from the coding sequence ATTCCGCACCAATCGGAGCCCACACTGTCCGCCACCCTCTCCCCCCGCGTCGGCGCGCCGCCGGCACCGCCGGCCGTACGCCGGCCCGGCCGGGCCGCCCTGCGGGCCGCCGGGCTCGCGGCGTCGGTGCTGCTGCTCGCGGCCGTCGCGGTGCTCAGCATCGCCGTGGGCGCCAAACAACTTCCCCTCACCGACGTGTGGCAGGGCCTGCTGGACCGCGACGCCGCCGAGTACGCCGTCGTGCACCGCATGCGGCTGCCGCGAACGCTGCTCGGCCTGCTCGCCGGGGCGGCGCTCGGCGTCGCCGGCGCGGTCATGCAGGCGCTGACCCGCAACCCGCTCGCCGACCCCGGCCTGCTCGGCATCAACGCCGGCGCGGCGGCGGCGGTGGCCACCGGGGCGCTGCTGTTCGGCGTCGGTGGCGTCGGCGGGCAGGTGTGGTTCGCGCTGCTCGGCGCGGCCGCCGTCACCGCCGCCGTGTACGCCGTCGGCGGCGGGCGCGGGGCCACCCCCGCCCGGCTGGCGCTGGCCGGCGCGGCGCTCAACGCCACCCTCTACTCGTACGTCAGCGCGGTGATGCTGGTGGACACGGCCTCGCTGGAACGGTTGCGGTTCTGGACGGTCGGCTCGCTGGCCAGCGCCGAGCCGTCGACCGTCCGCACGGTCGCGCCGTTCATGGCGGCGGGCCTGCTGGTCGCCCTGGCCGTCGCCCGCCCGCTCAACGCCCTCGCCCTCGGCGACGACGCGGCGCGCGCGCTCGGCGCCCGCCCGGCCCTGGTCCGGGGCGCGGTCATCCTGGCGATCACGCTGCTCTGCGGCGCCGCCACCGCCGCCTGCGGGCCGATCGTCTTCGTCGGGCTGCTGGTGCCGCACCTGGTGCGTGCGCTCACCGGGCCGGACCTGCGCTGGCTGCTGCCGTACTGCGCGGTGCTGGCACCGGTGCTGCTGCTCGGCGCCGACGTGCTCGGGCGGGTGCTGAGCCGCCCCGGCGAGCTCCAGGTCGGGCTCGTGACCGCCGTGGCGGGCGGGCCGCTCTTCCTCTGGCTGGTGCAGCGCGGACGGGTGGCCCACCCGTGA
- a CDS encoding FecCD family ABC transporter permease, protein MITLRTGGLSLRLRPRAVAVGVTCVLLALALGVLAIGSGDYPMSPADVLRALTGRGTPAEEFIVTELRLPRVVTALCVGAALALAGAVFQSLVRNPLGSPDMLGFTQGAATGALVVVVLGGSSVALASSAVVGGLVTGALVYALSWRRGVHGYRLILVGIGTMAILTGVNGWLLTRAPLMDAARAVLWLTGSLDGRGWSNALPLLIALGVLVPLMLAGYGPAMRLVEMGDDTAAALGVRVERLRLVVLAAAVLLVSLAAAAAGPVNFVALTAPHLARRLTRAPGPNLLPSAAVGAVLLVAADQLALRAFPGHQLPVGVVTGVLGGAYLVWLLATERRAGRL, encoded by the coding sequence GTGATCACCCTGCGTACCGGCGGCCTGTCCCTGCGGCTGCGTCCCCGCGCCGTCGCCGTCGGCGTCACCTGCGTGCTGCTGGCCCTGGCGCTGGGCGTGCTCGCCATCGGCAGCGGCGACTACCCGATGAGCCCCGCCGACGTGCTGCGCGCCCTCACCGGCCGGGGCACCCCGGCCGAGGAGTTCATCGTCACCGAGCTACGGCTCCCCCGGGTGGTCACCGCCCTCTGCGTCGGCGCCGCGCTGGCGTTGGCCGGCGCGGTCTTCCAGTCCCTCGTACGCAACCCGCTCGGCAGCCCCGACATGCTCGGCTTCACCCAGGGCGCGGCCACCGGGGCGCTCGTCGTGGTGGTGCTCGGCGGCAGCAGCGTGGCGCTGGCCTCGTCGGCGGTGGTCGGCGGGCTGGTCACCGGCGCGCTGGTCTACGCGCTGTCCTGGCGGCGCGGCGTGCACGGGTACCGGCTGATCCTGGTCGGCATCGGCACCATGGCGATCCTCACCGGCGTCAACGGCTGGCTGCTCACCCGGGCCCCCCTGATGGACGCCGCCCGCGCCGTGCTCTGGCTCACCGGCAGCCTCGACGGTCGCGGCTGGTCGAACGCGCTGCCGCTGCTGATCGCGCTGGGCGTGCTGGTGCCCCTCATGCTGGCCGGCTACGGGCCGGCGATGCGGCTGGTCGAGATGGGCGACGACACCGCCGCCGCCCTCGGCGTACGCGTGGAGCGGCTGCGCCTCGTCGTGCTCGCGGCGGCGGTGCTGCTGGTCTCCCTCGCGGCGGCCGCCGCCGGGCCGGTGAACTTCGTGGCCCTCACCGCGCCACACCTCGCGCGGCGGCTGACCCGGGCCCCCGGGCCGAACCTGCTGCCCTCGGCGGCCGTCGGCGCGGTTCTCCTGGTCGCCGCCGACCAGCTCGCGCTGCGGGCCTTCCCCGGGCACCAACTGCCGGTCGGCGTCGTCACCGGCGTGCTCGGCGGCGCCTACCTGGTCTGGCTGCTGGCCACCGAGCGCCGGGCCGGCCGACTGTGA